TACAAATTTGGCGGCCCAAGACCGCTTTGAACGCGGGAAACGGGTTTTCGGCTTGCGGATGGTTTTTGATCCGCCCTGGACGTTTGTGAAAATGTATTTTATTAAGCAAGGCTGGCGGGATGGCTTTGCCGGGCTTGTCCTATGCGTGTTTTCAGCGTTAAATACGCTGGTCAAACATGCCAAGCACTGGGAACTGGCGCGAAAATAGAAAATGTGTTTTCTGACATTTTTATCAAAATCAAGTAATCCAGTAGATGATAGCGCCGGTCGTCGGAGTGCTTGTTTTTAAAGAAAAAGAACGCATCAGCAATATAGGTGTCGTTCAAGTGGGTCGGATCGTCGAAGTTTGCTTGGTTGTGTGTTGACAGTATTGGTTTTTCTTTAAAAACAGGCATTCCGACGACCGGCTTTGCAACAGGATATTTTGTAAATTAAAAGGGATCATTGCTGAAAAAGCAGCATGTTTCAATGAGGTGACGATGGAAACTTATTTAGAGACACAACCAATAAAAAAAGCCGTGCCGATTGTATTTGTTAATTATCATGGGACCATCGGCGGCGGACAGAACCATTTATTGACCATTTTAGATGGGTTGGACCGGCAACGATTTTTGCCGCATGTGGTTTGCTGCCAGGACGGTCAGTTTGCCAAAGAGCTTCGCCGGCGCGGCATTCCGTTGGAAATTATTCCTTTTTGGAAAGGTAAGCTTCGCTACTTGCATAAAAATTTGCCTGCACTCTGGCAATTTTACCAGTATGTGAAAAAGGTGTCCGCTCGTCTGGTGCATGTGAGCGGGCTCCAGGAAGCAAAGCTGGCCGCCTATGGATGCAAGTGGGCCCGTGTGCCCATGGTTTGGCTGGTGGCGCCATGAAAAAAAGACGCAAAGGTTATGTTGGCCGGGCCATGCAGGCTTTGGCCGGGAAAACTCATACCTTTATTTGTATTTCCGATTATGTTGAGCAGCTGGTAACCGGGTATGGTATTCCAGCGGCGAAGTGCCGTCTGATTCATTGTTCCACCAATACAGCGGTGAAAAAAGAATTTCCTTCCTCTTTGCGGGAAGAATTGGCGATTGACTACGATGCTCCGGTGGTGGGTACCACCGGTATTTGGCGGCCCAACAAAGGATTTCCTTATTATATTGCAGCTGCTGAGATTATTAATCGGTGGAATCCCATGGTACGGTTTTTACTGGGGGGCAAAGCCTATCCAACCGATGCATCCTTTGCAACGCTGCTTTGGATGCGCGGGAGCATTCTTAGGACATCCGGTGTCATGAAATATACCGGGTTTTTAGAGGATATTGGGAAATTTATGT
This sequence is a window from bacterium. Protein-coding genes within it:
- a CDS encoding glycosyltransferase, with the translated sequence METYLETQPIKKAVPIVFVNYHGTIGGGQNHLLTILDGLDRQRFLPHVVCCQDGQFAKELRRRGIPLEIIPFWKGKLRYLHKNLPALWQFYQYVKKVSARLVHVSGLQEAKLAAYGCKWARVPMVWLVAP
- a CDS encoding glycosyltransferase family 4 protein gives rise to the protein MKKRRKGYVGRAMQALAGKTHTFICISDYVEQLVTGYGIPAAKCRLIHCSTNTAVKKEFPSSLREELAIDYDAPVVGTTGIWRPNKGFPYYIAAAEIINRWNPMVRFLLGGKAYPTDASFATLLWMRGSILRTSGVMKYTGFLEDIGKFMSALDVFVLPSECEPFGLVLIEAMARGIPVVATQAGGVPDIVTHGETGLLVPPRDPEALAEAINDLVCHPTKRMQMGETARAQVKEKFSRETMIKKYQEFYTEVVQEQ